The genomic window GTCAGCTTGCGAGTTGTTTACGGGGGTCTCGAGACCTAACgcaattatgacgtcaaggaTTTTCGGAAGCAACCTAAATACAAAGGCAGCTTAACAAATGCAAATTTCTGCGCGTAGGCCGATCTCGAGACGTCAGGCGGAGTCTCGAGAAGGTCTTAGGCTGAGTGTAGAGACGTTTCCGACTCTCGAGACCGATCTCGATACGTCTCAAAACGGGTTTTGGGCTCAAGCGGGGTCTACAACGTAGTGTCAGCTGGGGTCGAGACCCCCGTTAATATATGCATACGCAGCCCTTTGAGCGTCCGGGTCAGTACGCTGTACCTGTACAGTACCCATCTGTAGCAGGTTTCGCGGAAAATCTTGAGAATTTCTTCATAGCTAAATGATTATTTAAAAATGTTCGTGCGCACTGATAGtagtcgattttcgctttctaaTCATACATCAGATCCTTCCGATAATTCACTTGCTATTAACCTGTTAAGTTTATGTCGAACCACTGGCGACGAGGCAACCCCGAGAACGTTTCCTAGAACACGCAGAAAGTGCGTTCTGTTCTGCTCTTCGTCAGGCGCAGCTGCATCGATTTCATCGGAAATTTCGCCAAAGGCTCTCCGTAATTTCGTgatttcgccgtcttcgtgtGGTTTGTATCCACCTAGAATTACTTAGAAAACTAGTATCACCTTTAGTCGGTGCTccactttgaatttttgaccAGCAATGCAGTTGCTCAAAAAAAACACACTCTCCTTCAAGCTTGGTACACTGACAAccactttttttctttcttctcgagaACATCACCGAAGGTGAAAACAAGGTAAATCTTGAAATCTAGGTAAAAATGCACAAAGATGCCACCGATCAATTCAGGGTAGAATGCATACCTCCCCGGAGTCGTTTAGCAGCAAGTAGAGGTAGAGCACTGTTTATAGCCGGAAGTTGTTTGAGCAGCTGCGTGGAATATTCGGCGCTCCAAACTGTATTAAAACGATGTGAGGTTTCGTTTCCTCTGCCGTTCCCAAGTGGCTGTTATTCTTGTAAAATTCGACCTTTTCTTCCACGATTCGTTTGATCTGTCGGGACAGAGTAGTTGTAAAATCTCGTCGGTCAAAAAtggttcgtcgtcttcgcctgcGTTCGGAATTTCATCCACAATCAGAGACGTTCCTTAGATTCATTCCCACACGTACATAGCCTAACGCCAACATCATCACGAGTGGCCTTACCAATTCCGCTTGCGTTGGAAGTCCTCGCGAGTCAAGGAATGTCGGACAGCAGCAAAACGCTCTCGTGCTCTTGTTGTCGTCATAGCTTGAACGTCGTGGCCTataaaacgaagaagagcttgTGACAATGTATCGAGTTTATGGACGCACCCCAGTTGGAAAAATAGGGCGCAGGACGCAGCAATAAACTACGAGGAGCTACACAGACTGCAAGAAACAGTCGGAATACGTAAAAAAAAGTGTATAAAATAGGGCGTTCGAATTAAATAATAGACTGTTTCAAGTTATTGATAAATGGTCATTTCTCACTGGTAAAAAGTGAAGTACGCGGCACGCGATTGCAAGAGCAGGAACATAAGATGGGTAAAAGCTTTTAGAGCAGCGGAAATCGCGCTTTACAACACACGTGTATAGAAGAACGAGTACGAAACTCTAAAGGGGAGCCCTACAGGTCATGGAGCGACGTGAACAAGTCGCGGACCCCACAAAAAGACCCAAAAATGCCGTTCGATAGCAAACAAACCGTGTCGAAGACGCCAGAGGAAAGGCGCGCTGCTCGAAGCGCGTGACAAGAAACGCCGTTCGTTTACCGCTAGGTGCATCGCTTTCCCCGAACCGCAGCTAATCTTTGACCGTCTTCTTGTCCATCCAGTCACAGCAGGCAATCGGAGAGCAAGTGGAGAGCAAGACTAGGCCTACCTAGATAAAAGAGAACATCTGACGCCTCCAAGGGGACCCAGCGCCTCTTTCGAAGAAGACTCACGTCGAAAGACAAACTCGCGCCTTCCAGAAAACTGTTCTTTAAGCCAACAAACCTGGAGAAACGGCATCTGAAGCAGCAAGCAGCACTTCCCGTGCACGCGTGACCCGTATGAAAATGCTTCTGACCACGCCTTTGTAGAACAAAAATTTAATCTACCATCATCCAATCAACCCTTGCTGGTGCTAGAGCAACTTTTCAAGGTACGGCCTGGCTTgtattttctaaaaaaaatgattATAAAATTAAATGAAACAGACAAAACCTGAAACAACCCATCTGGCCTGCAGCAGACTCTGAGAGTAACTGACAACAACAAAAAGGCCTCGATAGTAGTAAAGAACAATAAAAAGATGGCCTCACataacaacaacaacaacaacaaaaagagaaagatggCCTATAATCTTTTCAGGCCGTTTCAGCTGGCATGCAGCCTTGCAGTTTCATTTCTTTCGCGACAGAGCCTGCAATCTGCACCTCCTCACATACCTTCAGCAACTTACTAACGGTTGCCTCGTCTCCatcttttcttctccaaTCTTCAAGCAGCGCCAACAGATTCTCGAAATTTGTCTGAGCATTGTATCCAGATATGCGATCATTTACCTCCACAATGGCAATCCTAAGAAGAGCAGTAGCAATACTAAAAGAGCGATCACATCCCAGCTTGGCAACAATTCTGAGATGTGTTTCTTCCACAGGACTTTCTAGATGTAagcaaattaaaaaatactTCTGCTCTAAAAATTAGCGCAGTACAAACCGTAAGTGCATGGTTTCTCGGTGGCGCCGATGCGATCGCTGATGCGATTCAGTTTGTCTATTTATGACTTTGAATTGCTCTTCAGTATCAGAAAATGATGCCCGTGGGATGATAGGAGCTTCTTCCAATTTTAGTCGTTTCTGGACAGATTTTATTTTCTCCAGCCATTGGGTTTTCCTAAAAACCGTCCCGATTCGGTTTTGCCATTTTCGAGGGTCCAATTCAGTGATTTCTTTAACCAGCTTCTGATATTGATGGAAATCTGTGATAAAGCTTTTGCTAGCAATATTAGATTTTATAAAGATTAATGCTCTTCACCATCAGCATCAAAAACGTCTGAATCAGATCGCTTGAAGAGCACCGCCTTCTCATCCTCCTCGTCGTTGTCCTCCTCTACATCCAGTCTGAGAATCAACAACAAAGCATACGCTTGTGGGGTACCATCAGTTAGGTCAGTTACAGACGGATACTTTCTCTTGACCTTATGTACAGTTGACGCCAGCAAGTCTGCGGTAATTATTTAAATGATATATACGGCATGATGACAAATATTCATACCAATATACATTTGCTCAATATCACGAAGACGATAAACCCAGAACAGGAAGAAAAGCAATGTAACTATACCTCCGACAAATACTatacaaagaaaatttacTTGAAATTACAGTACATGCCTATTGCATACCTCCGCCCACAGCAAGCATCACCATCATTGCAGTTCTGCTACTGCTGGTGAACAAAACGCTAGTCTTTGGACTGCAAAAAGCGCCATTTATTTTGCAAAAATATTCTCCGCTGTAGAGGTCGTCAGGAGGAATTAGAATTTAATACCTACAGTTACTATATTCTTGCTAAACGAAGGCCTTGTTTCTAGGGAGGAATGTTTTCGGTTTGTTTGATTATttctttgtatttttttgctgACGTTGGTGCGATAGAAAATAAAGCACGTCTTTTCCATCAAGTCCTGAAGCACAGATTGTGTGGCAGTTATTTTCAAATGCTAATGTATAGTGTATGTCTGTATGACCGTGACAAGATTTGTAGttcctttttcttgtttACTTGTCTTGCTCATTCAATTTTTGCTTCCTGGCATAATTGGCTCAAGTTACGTTTAATCACTGGCAACGAAGGAGCATTGAGACTGTTTTTTAGGTCACGCAGAAATTCCACTTCATCCTGCTTTCCGTCAGGAACATCATCGGTTTCATCGGAAATTTCCGTAATGGCTCTCTTTAGCCTGACGATTTTATCATCGTCATCAGGTGGTTTGTAGCCACCTAGAACTACTTCAAAAACTTCAATCACTTCTAGTTGCTGCTTTACCGTGACAAATAACACTTCAAAGACGCTTGGTAGATTTCGAATCACCTTATTCTTCagcttctctttttcttcccgCTCAAGGACATCGTCGAAGGTAAAAAGAAGGTACCATTTCAAATCTAGGTAAGAATACACAAATGATACCACTAATTCGGTTGTCCTTGCCGATATGTATACAGTACCTTCAGCAGCATTTAGTGCATCGTTTAAAGCCGAAAGTTGATGCAGCAGTTGTTTGTAATCCTCGGCGCTCCAAACCAGTAAAACGATGTGTGGCTTTGTTTCCTCTGTCGGTGCGGAAgcgtatttatttttgtaaaattcaatcttttctttcatGACTTGTTCCTTGTCGCAAGCGTTTTCAATTGCCTCCGTAAAATCTTTGTAGATATCGCTTAGATTTGTCTCCACCGGTACAAAACCTGACGCCAACATCATCACAATCGGCCTCACCAACTCTGTCCGTTTTGGAAGCCCTTGCGAGTCAAGGAACATCGGACCTCTTCGATAAACACGGCGGCTATCGCGTAAGTTGTACCAGTCCTTATAGAGGTTTGTGTACATTATTAGCTTTGCCGAGTGTGACTCGCCACGGTTCCCAGCTTCAGTGCGCGTTGCATTTTCATTTACCGTCCGATTGATGACGAAGTCAAAAGTGTGCACCAGAGGAGATTGGACGCTTCCACTTTGTCCTAAAAGCAGTATGGTTGGCGGATTTTTGCAGAAGTGCTTTTTGATTATTCTCCGAGTCCGAGTCCAAGTTTGATGTTCATCTTTAAAcatcaaagaaaacgtcttcttcaattttttttatatcGTTTATAAAGGAACGTGACGAACACTAAATAGATTGCCGCCCCCATGGAAATAATTATTATCTGCCAGGCAGGCATTCCAGCATCATCTGCAAACAAACAGAGAGTTGTTAGCCATTGACATTATTGTCGCTACAAACGCTGCCAATGCAGTACGACAGTATGGGTAAATTGTTCTCACCTGCAACACAAAGCGTCTCAAAATGCACGGGATCTGAAAACGCTCCCGCACCGTACACGTTCAGCTCTCTAACTACTGCTGCGTACTTCGTATTCCCTTCGAGGTTGAAGAGTGTCGTCACCGGGCAGTTAGATCTTTCCTTGATCGCACTTGCCATTGAAAATGTGCCATTATACTCATTTTGAATCCCGGCTAATACTGTATAAAGTACTTCATACCTAATTTGACTATTGATGCCGACCGTTTCTGAATAGAATTCAAGAGTTGCCGACGTGCAATTGCTCTGGCTGACGTTGATGCGTACGCTCGATTGAGGCTCTCCCAGTGTTTGTGCGTTGAACTTTCCAACCTCACCATACCCCAATGCGTTGCTGGCCTGGCACAAAAAATGATATGTGCTACTAGACGATAGATTTTTTAGCTTGATAAATTCCTGGTCAGGACCGTAGGTGTTATTTGATATAAGTGACGACTGTTGATCGAAAAAGACATAGACCAAGACTCGAAGATGATTGACGGAGAATCCTCCAATATCAGTGGGATGATCAATGTTGGCCACTATACTATCATTTGTAAGCTGTACAAAGTGAAAGCCACACGCACTTGGCGTACCTAAGATGAtaatcaaaataattttgacTTAAGGGCTACTCACTCTTACAGAGCACGTTTAGTTGAAAGCCTACACAGGTTTCCTCAATGCCATTTTTTGATTTGCAGCGTATAAGACCTCTCTCGTTATCCTCTCTTTCTACGCCAATAATTTTCAAAGTAGACGTGATTTTATGTCTGTGACCATCCGGAGCCACGACACTTTCCTCAGTAATACCGTACCTGCCGTCAAACAGTAACGTGTCATTCCAAACCCACTCTATCGATGGCTTAGGATGCGCCACCGCTGTGCAGGTGAACTCGACGTTTTTGGAACAGAGTATTGCCTTCGTGGTATCGGTCAAGTTCGTCTGGTGCACACCTCCTGTCAAAAATTCAACGTCAGTTCTTCTCAACGATATTGCCCACGTAATCTAACCCAAGATTTTAATGCTCATATTAATCATGACGTTTCCCAGGCAACTCGATGCGATCACTTCGTAGTCTCCCCAGTCCTCAAGCGACAGTCCTCGCACGTGAATCGCGTTCGACCTAATCTCAAATTTTGCCGAACTAACGACGCGAGACTTGTTCTGGGGCCTCACGACCCGAAGACTCGGACGAGGAACGCccgcgacgtcgagtcgaattTTCAGCGTATCGTTCGACGTTTCTCTgaacgaaagacgtcgtccgCTCAACAACTCTAAGCGAGGAATCTCTAGAAGAACATATAGACCAACCTCCCTGCCCAATATATAGATCCTGTATACCTCCCACAATCAAGACGACGTCCTCGCTCTCGAAGATCACATCACCTCGAAATTCGCTGACGGTAAAGCGATAGACGCTGCCGTTGAGTCCtgattcggcgacgaaggtgATGAGGCGTTTGTTCGCCGCGATCAAACGGCCGTCTCTGTACCAGCGTATGATAGGCTCGATGGGATCGCTAGCGTAGTCCGGAGCCGAGTTCAGAGAGACGCTCTCGTTTACGATTTGATAATAAACGATCCGCTTAGTTCCCACTGACACAGAGCTACCTGTCAACTGAGATGATGGTACGTGGAGTACGTAGGTATATGTATATACTGACCGCAGCGCTCGAGATCGGATTGCGCGCTCGGAATAAGAAAGTATGCGCCGTAGACGAATACGAGGAAGATTCGTTTCATCGAGGCTTACGAGATGAGTTGAGGGGAGTGAACTGCGGTTGTATGAAGATTGAGGCTAATTCGATGAACTTCGAACTTCCTCTGGTATTTGAACTCGCTCTGGTATTTGTTTGCGTTCCTCCTGTCTGGGtcgttttattttattttattttctccaGCCATTGGGTTTTCCTAAAAACGGTCCCGATTCGGTTTTGCCATTTGCGAGGGTCCAATTCAGCGATTTCTTTAACCAGCTTCTGATATTGATGGAAATCTGTGATAAAGCTTTGCTAACAATAGTagattttaaaaattaattttttcaccATTAGCATCAAAAATTTCTGAATCAGTTTGCTTGAAGAGCGCCgcctcctcgtcctcctcgtcgttgTCCTCCTCTACATTGAATCCAGCCTGAGAATCAACAACAAAGCATACGCTTGTGGGGTACCATCAGTTAGGTCAGTCACAGACGAATACTTTCTCTTGACCTCATATACAGCTGACGCCATCAAATCTGCGGTGATGATTTAAATGATTGCGGCATGATGACGAATTTTCTTACCAATATACAGTACATTTGCTCAATATCACCAAGACGATAAACCCAGAACATGAAGAAAGCAATGTAACTAATACCTCCAAGAAATACTgtacaaagaaaatttctttgAAATCACAGTATGCCTATATGGTGTGCATTACCTCCGCTCACACCAAGGATCACCATCGTTGAAGTTCTGCTACTGCTGGTGGACAAAACGCTAGTCTTTGGACTGCAAAAAGCGCCATTTATTTTGCAAAAATATTCTCCGCCGTAGGGGTCGTCAGGAGGAATTAGAAGTTCTCTTTTGTGCAAATGAAAGGAATTTGAAGGCAAGGcgtgtcttttctttgtcttgaaGAGGAGTACCAGCTATCAGGAGTTTCTTCATTGTTTCGAAGCCAAGAGATTTTAGAAGAACAGACTCTCCTTCACAGGAAGGAAGCCTTATCCggaaattttgaaataaGCACAATCCTTCACGCATCGTGTTAGCAAGCTGCCGTAAAACATCGATATTTACCCGGGTAGTAGCCTTTGACT from Oscarella lobularis chromosome 1, ooOscLobu1.1, whole genome shotgun sequence includes these protein-coding regions:
- the LOC136199890 gene encoding neural cell adhesion molecule 2-like; this encodes MKRIFLVFVYGAYFLIPSAQSDLERCGSSVSVGTKRIVYYQIVNESVSLNSAPDYASDPIEPIIRWYRDGRLIAANKRLITFVAESGLNGSVYRFTVSEFRGDVIFESEDVVLIVGEIPRLELLSGRRLSFRETSNDTLKIRLDVAGVPRPSLRVVRPQNKSRVVSSAKFEIRSNAIHVRGLSLEDWGDYEVIASSCLGNVMINMSIKILGGVHQTNLTDTTKAILCSKNVEFTCTAVAHPKPSIEWVWNDTLLFDGRYGITEESVVAPDGHRHKITSTLKIIGVEREDNERGLIRCKSKNGIEETCVGFQLNVLCTPSACGFHFVQLTNDSIVANIDHPTDIGGFSVNHLRVLVYVFFDQQSSLISNNTYGPDQEFIKLKNLSSSSTYHFLCQASNALGYGEVGKFNAQTLGEPQSSVRINVSQSNCTSATLEFYSETVGINSQIRYEVLYTVLAGIQNEYNGTFSMASAIKERSNCPVTTLFNLEGNTKYAAVVRELNVYGAGAFSDPVHFETLCVADDAGMPAWQIIIISMGAAIYLVFVTFLYKRYKKN